The proteins below come from a single Tissierella sp. MB52-C2 genomic window:
- a CDS encoding MerR family transcriptional regulator encodes MEYTVQRLANLAGISSRTLRYYDEIGILKSARINSSGYRIYSNEEVDRLQQILFYRELGMDLESIKDIVSSTSFDESAALIEHREKLLEKRNQIDLLIANVDKTIALKEGRFKMSDQEKFEGFKQKMISENDEKFGKEAREKHGSEQVDKSNKMLKNMTEEQYKELQKLNSNMMETLKSAYDTKDPGGELAQKAVDLHRQWLSYFCDSYTKELHVNLAQMYVDDERFKAYYDKEQPGLAVFLRDAVRIYINMS; translated from the coding sequence ATGGAATATACGGTGCAAAGGTTGGCTAATCTAGCAGGGATTAGTAGTAGAACACTTAGGTATTATGATGAAATAGGAATTCTTAAGTCAGCAAGAATTAATTCATCGGGATATCGAATATACAGCAATGAGGAAGTTGATAGATTACAACAGATATTATTCTATAGAGAATTAGGTATGGATTTAGAGAGTATAAAAGATATAGTGTCATCAACTTCTTTTGATGAATCAGCTGCACTTATAGAACATCGTGAAAAACTCCTTGAAAAAAGAAATCAGATAGATTTATTGATAGCTAATGTAGATAAGACTATAGCATTAAAGGAAGGGAGATTTAAAATGAGTGATCAAGAAAAATTTGAAGGCTTTAAACAAAAAATGATTAGTGAAAATGATGAGAAATTCGGAAAAGAAGCTAGGGAAAAGCATGGAAGTGAGCAGGTAGATAAATCAAATAAAATGCTAAAAAATATGACTGAAGAACAATATAAAGAGTTACAGAAACTTAATTCTAATATGATGGAGACATTAAAATCAGCATATGATACTAAGGATCCAGGAGGAGAACTAGCACAAAAAGCAGTAGATTTACATCGCCAGTGGTTAAGCTACTTTTGTGATTCTTATACCAAAGAATTACATGTTAACCTTGCTCAAATGTATGTTGATGATGAAAGATTTAAGGCATATTATGATAAGGAGCAGCCTGGGTTAGCAGTATTTTTAAGAGATGCAGTTCGTATTTATATCAATATGAGTTAA
- a CDS encoding methyltransferase domain-containing protein, producing the protein MEMKEFNPKSRFSNRVENYIKYRPNYPKEIIKFLNSAIGLTKEHIIADIGSGTGISSKLFLDNGNQVYGIEPNVQMREAGEKYLTGYGNFHSIDGDSEDTKLESESVDIIISGQAFHWFEPEPTKKEFLKILKPQGFVVIFSNRRKSSDDKFMNEYMDLVERYSEEELSNSLKVDLPSFFDGKTIYKEIFPNPQVFNLERLIGDLVSYSYIPNEENTRFNHMISEFELLFEKYSNNEKLIFDYETVLNCCKMK; encoded by the coding sequence ATGGAAATGAAGGAATTTAATCCGAAATCTAGATTTAGCAATCGTGTTGAGAACTATATAAAATATAGACCTAATTATCCTAAGGAGATAATTAAGTTTTTAAATAGTGCAATTGGATTAACTAAAGAGCATATTATTGCTGATATTGGTTCTGGAACAGGAATTTCTTCTAAATTATTTTTGGATAATGGAAACCAAGTATACGGAATTGAACCTAATGTACAAATGAGGGAAGCAGGTGAGAAATATTTAACTGGTTATGGAAATTTCCATTCCATAGATGGAGATTCAGAAGATACAAAATTAGAATCAGAATCGGTAGATATAATTATTTCAGGGCAAGCATTTCATTGGTTTGAACCAGAACCTACTAAAAAAGAATTTTTAAAAATATTAAAACCACAGGGATTCGTGGTAATTTTCAGTAACAGAAGAAAATCTAGTGATGACAAATTTATGAATGAGTATATGGATTTAGTCGAAAGATACTCAGAGGAAGAATTGAGTAATTCACTAAAAGTAGATTTGCCTTCCTTCTTTGATGGAAAAACAATTTATAAAGAAATATTCCCTAATCCTCAAGTATTTAATTTAGAGAGATTAATAGGAGATTTAGTATCATATTCATATATTCCAAATGAAGAAAATACAAGATTTAATCATATGATTTCTGAGTTTGAACTTCTATTTGAAAAGTATAGTAATAATGAAAAATTAATTTTTGATTATGAAACAGTATTAAATTGCTGTAAAATGAAGTAA
- a CDS encoding ABC transporter ATP-binding protein, with amino-acid sequence MNKYIEFQNVKKIYQMGEVQTEALSGADFFIDKGEFVIIAGSSGAGKSTILNILGGMDTATSGKVIVDQREITSFTDRELITYRRHDIGFVFQFYNLVQNLTAIENVELATQICNNPLDTEEVLDAVGLSHRKGNFPAQLSGGEQQRVAIARALAKNPKLLLCDEPTGALDYNTGKSILKLLQDTCREMGMTVVVITHNLAITPMGDKVIKVKSGKIESQIINENPIPVERIEW; translated from the coding sequence ATGAATAAATATATTGAATTTCAGAATGTAAAAAAGATATATCAAATGGGAGAAGTACAAACAGAGGCATTATCTGGAGCAGACTTTTTCATAGATAAGGGTGAATTTGTAATCATAGCTGGATCCAGTGGTGCAGGAAAAAGTACGATACTAAATATATTAGGTGGTATGGATACTGCCACATCTGGAAAGGTTATTGTAGATCAGAGGGAGATTACTTCCTTTACCGATAGAGAACTTATAACTTATAGAAGACACGATATAGGTTTTGTGTTTCAATTTTATAATTTAGTTCAAAACTTAACTGCCATAGAAAATGTAGAATTGGCAACTCAAATATGTAATAATCCTTTAGATACTGAGGAAGTTTTAGATGCAGTAGGTCTTAGTCATAGAAAGGGAAACTTCCCTGCCCAATTATCAGGTGGAGAGCAGCAGAGAGTGGCCATAGCCCGTGCCTTGGCTAAAAACCCTAAGTTGCTTTTATGTGATGAACCAACAGGTGCACTAGACTATAATACAGGAAAATCTATCCTAAAACTGCTTCAAGATACCTGTAGAGAAATGGGGATGACAGTAGTTGTAATAACTCATAACCTAGCCATAACTCCTATGGGTGATAAGGTCATAAAAGTTAAAAGTGGAAAAATAGAAAGCCAAATCATAAATGAAAATCCTATTCCAGTAGAAAGGATTGAGTGGTAG
- a CDS encoding FtsX-like permease family protein: protein MKKSALCKDIIRDIRKSLGRFISIVAIIALGVAFFSGVKVAPEVMEYTADKYYDDYNLMDIRLVSTLGLTEDDLKEINKIKGIKESLGTYTMDALAEYNEKEVVLRVHGFTSANQINGMNLIEGRLPEKVDECIIEAGKENFLKAPIGSKIKLFSGKEENLSESLKNTEFTVVGAVQTPYYLSFEKGSSDIGNGQVRDFIMIPQENFKLDIYTDIFLTVEGAKKLNSYGEQYFDVINPVIEEIKELAKEREKIRYNQILIDAQEELEKGKREYFDEKANAEEKLEDALREIEETKEEINNGEKELKDNERKFNLSIKEGKEKIEQGENEILKGEEEYKKGFETFNENKILAENGFIDAENEIRKGEESITLLEKQIVQINLGLENPLITEAEKEKLIIELQTSQGILQKTKEAIENGKLELAKNKAKIIGAEKELEKNRELLNSSRKRIEIEKTNFKKGEQEAVLEFQKAREKLETGKKDLAEGEKEYNISKEKAHKELEDAWKKIQEGENDLKKIEKAKWYVLDRKSHYSYVDYGGAADRIDAISQVFPVFFALVAALVCLTTMTRMVDEQRTNIGTLKALGYNKGDIAFKYIFYALTATVLGSIIGIAIGYTLFPTVIFNAYGIMYILPPVILKFNILLASSISLGAIGLTTITTFVACNNELKENASSLMRPKAPRLGKRILLEKIPFIWNKFNFSYKVSIRNIFRYKRRFFMTVFGIAGCTALMLTAFGIKDSIKTIVNRQFGVLFTYDMTVGLENGEEKHLKENKDIIDYELISRESGTIISDTIEKDISIITPRNTANIDKFIQLQSRKGEKKLNIEEKGVVITEQISKALDVDIGDEITLVNNEKYEARAKITGITENYTFNYVYISPSYYEEVFQEKVEFNEAIGTLSDTSKEFEDKLSRALIKQEGINSVSFNTSIKENFEDTIRSLNYVVVVMIISAGVLAFVVLYNLTNVNISERIREIATIKVLGFYDNEVSVYIYRENTILTVIGALAGLIMGIFLHRFIMTTVEMDNIMFGLKLEWKSYIFSILLTLIFAILVNFAMYYKLKKVEMVESLKSVD from the coding sequence GTGAAAAAGTCTGCATTATGCAAGGATATTATAAGAGATATTAGGAAATCTTTAGGCAGGTTTATATCTATTGTTGCCATTATTGCTCTTGGAGTTGCATTTTTCTCAGGAGTAAAGGTTGCCCCAGAAGTTATGGAATATACGGCAGATAAATATTATGATGATTATAATTTAATGGATATAAGGCTAGTGTCTACCTTAGGGTTAACAGAAGATGATTTAAAGGAAATAAATAAAATTAAAGGGATAAAAGAAAGTCTAGGGACTTATACAATGGACGCATTAGCAGAATATAATGAAAAAGAAGTGGTCCTTAGGGTACATGGATTTACCTCAGCTAATCAGATAAATGGCATGAATCTAATAGAAGGAAGATTACCAGAAAAAGTTGATGAATGTATAATTGAAGCGGGTAAAGAGAATTTTTTAAAGGCTCCTATAGGTTCTAAAATCAAGCTTTTCTCCGGTAAAGAAGAAAATTTGTCAGAGAGTCTAAAAAACACAGAATTTACAGTAGTGGGTGCGGTACAAACTCCATATTATTTATCCTTTGAAAAAGGTAGTAGTGATATCGGAAATGGTCAAGTAAGAGATTTTATTATGATTCCTCAAGAAAACTTTAAACTAGATATATATACAGATATATTTCTTACTGTAGAAGGTGCAAAAAAATTAAATTCCTATGGGGAGCAATATTTTGATGTAATCAATCCTGTTATAGAGGAAATAAAAGAATTAGCCAAAGAAAGGGAGAAGATTAGATATAACCAAATCTTAATAGATGCTCAGGAAGAATTAGAAAAAGGTAAAAGAGAATATTTTGATGAGAAAGCAAATGCTGAGGAAAAACTAGAAGATGCTTTAAGAGAAATAGAAGAGACTAAAGAGGAAATAAATAATGGAGAAAAAGAACTTAAAGATAATGAGAGAAAATTTAATTTATCGATAAAAGAAGGAAAAGAAAAAATTGAACAAGGAGAAAATGAAATATTAAAAGGTGAGGAGGAGTATAAAAAAGGATTTGAAACCTTTAATGAAAATAAGATATTAGCAGAGAATGGTTTCATAGATGCTGAAAATGAAATAAGAAAGGGAGAAGAAAGTATAACTCTCTTAGAAAAGCAAATAGTACAAATCAATCTTGGCTTAGAAAATCCTTTAATTACAGAAGCAGAAAAAGAAAAATTAATTATAGAGCTGCAAACTTCACAAGGTATTTTACAAAAAACAAAAGAAGCAATTGAAAACGGCAAATTAGAATTAGCAAAGAATAAAGCGAAAATCATAGGGGCAGAAAAAGAACTTGAAAAAAATAGGGAATTATTAAATTCCTCAAGGAAAAGAATAGAGATTGAAAAGACGAACTTTAAAAAAGGTGAACAAGAAGCTGTTTTAGAATTTCAAAAAGCTAGAGAAAAGCTTGAGACAGGAAAAAAGGATTTAGCAGAAGGAGAAAAAGAATATAATATTTCCAAAGAAAAGGCTCATAAGGAATTGGAAGATGCTTGGAAGAAAATACAAGAAGGCGAAAATGATTTAAAGAAAATAGAAAAGGCTAAATGGTATGTTTTAGACAGAAAATCCCATTATTCCTATGTAGATTACGGTGGTGCTGCAGATAGAATAGATGCCATATCTCAAGTATTCCCAGTTTTCTTTGCCTTAGTTGCTGCATTAGTATGTCTAACTACTATGACAAGGATGGTAGATGAACAGAGGACAAATATAGGGACTCTGAAGGCGCTGGGCTACAATAAAGGTGATATTGCATTTAAATATATTTTCTATGCCCTAACGGCAACAGTATTAGGGTCTATAATTGGAATTGCCATAGGATATACATTGTTTCCAACAGTTATATTTAATGCTTATGGAATTATGTATATATTACCACCTGTTATACTTAAATTTAATATACTTCTAGCTAGTTCTATATCTTTAGGAGCCATAGGTTTAACAACAATAACTACATTTGTTGCCTGTAATAATGAGCTAAAAGAAAATGCATCTTCTCTAATGCGACCAAAGGCACCTAGACTAGGAAAAAGAATACTTCTTGAAAAGATACCTTTTATTTGGAATAAATTTAATTTTAGTTATAAAGTAAGTATTCGAAATATATTTAGATATAAAAGAAGATTTTTTATGACTGTGTTTGGAATAGCAGGTTGTACAGCCTTAATGCTTACGGCTTTTGGAATAAAGGATTCTATTAAAACCATAGTGAATAGGCAATTTGGAGTTTTATTTACTTATGATATGACTGTGGGATTAGAAAACGGTGAAGAAAAACATTTAAAAGAAAACAAGGATATAATAGATTATGAACTAATTTCAAGAGAAAGCGGAACTATTATATCAGATACAATAGAAAAAGATATATCAATAATTACTCCAAGGAATACAGCTAATATAGATAAGTTTATTCAGCTTCAAAGTCGTAAAGGAGAGAAAAAACTTAATATAGAGGAAAAGGGAGTAGTAATAACTGAACAAATAAGTAAAGCCTTGGACGTGGATATAGGAGATGAGATAACTTTAGTTAATAATGAAAAATATGAGGCTAGAGCTAAAATAACAGGAATTACAGAAAATTATACTTTTAATTATGTATATATATCTCCTAGCTATTATGAAGAAGTATTTCAAGAAAAAGTGGAATTTAATGAGGCCATTGGAACTTTATCTGATACATCTAAAGAGTTTGAAGATAAGTTATCTAGGGCGTTAATAAAGCAGGAAGGAATAAATAGTGTAAGCTTTAATACTTCCATTAAAGAAAATTTTGAAGATACGATTAGAAGTTTAAACTATGTAGTTGTAGTTATGATTATTTCAGCTGGAGTTTTAGCTTTTGTGGTTTTATATAATTTAACTAATGTGAATATATCTGAAAGAATAAGGGAAATTGCCACCATAAAGGTTTTGGGGTTTTATGATAATGAGGTATCAGTATATATCTATAGAGAAAATACAATATTAACTGTTATTGGAGCCTTGGCAGGGCTTATAATGGGAATATTCTTGCATAGGTTTATAATGACAACAGTTGAAATGGATAATATAATGTTTGGACTTAAATTAGAGTGGAAGAGCTATATTTTCTCCATATTATTAACTTTGATTTTTGCAATTCTTGTAAACTTTGCAATGTATTATAAACTTAAAAAAGTAGAAATGGTAGAATCGCTAAAATCAGTGGATTAG
- a CDS encoding MASE3 domain-containing protein, whose amino-acid sequence MESIKYTLLGFGNENIVKKILGFMIFLVGSIYVGKKSFLIYHTLIELVCVIIGFLMATIALNTYRTNKDNRVLFLGVVFGFIACFDLAHLITYKGMSIMGDDTVNIPTQLWIVSRYMQSISFLVSTIFLNKKIDIRYTFVIYSIISIILFLSIFYFKVFPDCFVEGSGLTTFKIISEYIICGILLLKIIYFFNTNPKTLDKTNKYIIYSLLSTILSEVFFTKYVRVYELSGVIGHAFKFAAFYFIYIAIVRSSIQEPHLDLIELNILLDRKNGNLENLVHQLKLKCEEMKKLEIENLRKRELLDAILEASTNGILVMGDDNEVIHANKLLMEIWNTSSEAIYSGDHQKLISVAEKQLKYPDDIKFFTEKLWTEGDFNICDLHLKDERVIEASVFPFIEKDVPIGKIISFRDITQRNKVIELQKQVEIKQALLEKAKEIDELKTNFFSTISHEFRTPLNIILGVTQLFPHITNGEEKDIDKDSINKYIKMIKQNSYRLIKLSSNLIDITKIDAGFMKMNLENYNIVSIIEDITLSVVEYCRSKGISIEFDTEIEERVMACDADKLERVMLNLLSNSVKYVEPGGKIEVSIREKNSLFFIIVKDNGVGIPKEMTETIFDRFRQVDSTLRRRKEGSGIGLSIVKSIIEMHGGNISLDSEINKGSTFTIRLPVYKVESNNKNHIQCMSREINVDKINIEFSDIYELSKEY is encoded by the coding sequence ATGGAAAGTATAAAATATACATTATTAGGATTTGGAAATGAAAACATAGTAAAAAAGATTTTAGGTTTTATGATTTTTTTAGTTGGCTCTATATATGTAGGAAAAAAAAGTTTTTTAATCTATCATACCTTAATAGAATTAGTTTGTGTGATAATTGGATTTTTAATGGCGACCATAGCTCTAAATACTTATAGGACTAATAAAGATAATAGAGTTTTATTTTTAGGTGTGGTCTTTGGATTTATAGCTTGCTTTGATTTAGCTCATTTAATTACATATAAGGGAATGAGTATTATGGGAGATGATACGGTCAATATCCCAACACAATTATGGATTGTGTCAAGGTATATGCAAAGCATATCTTTTTTAGTTTCTACTATATTTTTAAATAAGAAAATTGATATTAGATATACATTTGTTATATACTCAATTATTTCTATAATCTTATTTCTATCAATATTTTATTTTAAAGTTTTTCCTGATTGTTTTGTTGAAGGCTCAGGTTTAACAACTTTTAAGATAATAAGTGAATATATAATTTGTGGAATATTATTATTGAAGATTATATATTTTTTCAATACAAATCCTAAAACATTGGACAAAACCAATAAATATATAATTTATTCTTTATTATCTACAATTTTATCGGAAGTTTTTTTTACTAAATATGTACGCGTATATGAATTATCAGGTGTAATAGGACATGCATTTAAATTTGCAGCTTTTTATTTTATTTACATAGCAATAGTTCGTTCAAGTATACAAGAACCTCATTTAGACTTAATTGAGCTGAATATACTTTTAGATAGAAAAAATGGAAATTTAGAAAATCTAGTACATCAACTTAAATTAAAATGTGAGGAAATGAAGAAATTAGAGATAGAGAATTTAAGAAAAAGGGAATTACTAGATGCTATATTAGAAGCATCAACAAATGGGATTTTAGTCATGGGGGATGATAATGAAGTTATTCATGCTAATAAGCTTCTTATGGAAATATGGAATACTTCAAGTGAAGCGATTTATAGCGGAGATCATCAAAAATTAATTTCTGTTGCAGAGAAGCAGCTAAAGTATCCTGACGATATAAAGTTTTTCACTGAAAAATTATGGACTGAAGGAGATTTTAATATTTGTGATTTACATTTAAAGGATGAAAGAGTTATAGAGGCTTCTGTATTTCCCTTTATAGAAAAGGATGTACCAATTGGAAAGATAATCAGCTTTAGAGATATTACCCAGAGGAATAAAGTTATAGAGTTACAGAAACAAGTTGAAATAAAGCAAGCATTGTTAGAAAAGGCAAAAGAAATTGATGAATTAAAAACTAACTTCTTTTCTACAATTTCCCATGAATTTAGAACTCCTTTAAATATTATATTGGGAGTAACTCAATTATTTCCTCATATTACTAATGGTGAAGAAAAAGATATAGATAAGGATAGTATTAATAAATATATTAAGATGATAAAACAAAACTCCTATAGATTGATTAAGCTCTCCAGTAATCTTATAGATATTACTAAAATTGATGCAGGGTTTATGAAGATGAACCTTGAAAATTATAATATTGTTTCCATTATAGAAGATATTACGTTATCTGTTGTAGAGTACTGTAGGAGTAAGGGTATATCCATAGAATTTGATACAGAAATAGAAGAGAGGGTAATGGCTTGTGATGCAGATAAGTTAGAAAGAGTTATGCTGAATTTGCTATCCAATTCTGTAAAATATGTGGAGCCTGGTGGAAAAATCGAAGTAAGTATTAGAGAAAAAAATAGTTTATTTTTCATAATAGTTAAAGATAATGGGGTGGGAATACCAAAGGAAATGACAGAAACAATTTTTGATAGGTTTAGACAAGTGGATTCAACCCTAAGAAGAAGAAAAGAAGGCAGCGGTATAGGGTTATCAATAGTAAAGTCAATTATAGAAATGCATGGTGGAAATATATCTTTAGATAGTGAGATAAATAAGGGAAGCACATTTACCATTAGATTACCAGTATATAAAGTTGAATCTAATAATAAAAATCATATTCAATGTATGTCAAGAGAAATAAATGTAGATAAAATAAACATAGAGTTTTCTGATATATATGAGCTAAGTAAAGAATATTAG
- a CDS encoding sodium-dependent transporter, protein MDNKTKDQERGSWGSSFGFIMAAAGSAVGLGNLWKFPYLAGKNGGAIFVVVYLLMVVLVGFTMMLGEMIIGRKTQLDPYGAYKKLNKNWGFLGSIGIITAFLILSYYGVVGGWVIKYVVATLTGAIGADKAAYFGNFIGAPIEPLIYHGIFMILTVAIVFKGISDGIEKASKIMMPALFIMLIVVVIRSVTLKDASQGLAYYLKPDFSKFNAKVLVDALGQVFFSLSLGMGALITYGSYLKGDENLEKNALIIPGLDTAVALLAGFAVLPAVFAFGFEPTQGPGLMFVTLPAVFEAMPLGAVFGVIFFVLVLFAAITSAISLLEVSTAYCIDQLKWSRNKSVTINSVVMFVIGIFASLSMGALADFKVPILNLNIFDSLDFFTSNILMPIGGFLMAIFLGYVWGVDEAIKEVKKSPNVKFKLEKLWVVLIKYLAPVAIFIVLLSSLGLLDRWLGN, encoded by the coding sequence ATGGATAACAAAACTAAGGATCAAGAAAGGGGTTCTTGGGGCTCAAGTTTTGGATTCATTATGGCAGCAGCAGGTTCAGCAGTAGGTCTAGGTAATCTATGGAAGTTTCCATATCTAGCGGGAAAAAATGGTGGAGCTATATTTGTTGTTGTATATTTACTAATGGTTGTCTTAGTTGGATTTACTATGATGTTGGGAGAGATGATCATTGGTAGAAAGACACAGCTAGACCCCTATGGAGCATATAAAAAGCTTAATAAAAACTGGGGGTTTTTAGGCTCAATAGGAATTATAACTGCATTTTTAATTTTATCTTATTATGGCGTTGTAGGAGGGTGGGTTATTAAGTATGTTGTAGCCACTTTAACAGGTGCAATCGGTGCAGATAAGGCTGCATATTTTGGAAACTTCATAGGAGCACCTATAGAGCCCTTAATTTACCATGGAATATTTATGATTTTAACTGTAGCAATAGTATTTAAAGGAATATCTGATGGAATAGAGAAGGCAAGTAAGATTATGATGCCTGCATTATTTATTATGCTTATAGTAGTAGTAATAAGATCAGTTACACTTAAAGATGCTTCTCAAGGGCTTGCCTATTATTTAAAACCTGATTTTAGTAAATTTAACGCAAAGGTACTTGTTGATGCATTAGGTCAGGTGTTTTTCTCTCTAAGTTTAGGTATGGGTGCTTTAATTACTTATGGCAGCTATTTAAAGGGTGATGAGAATTTAGAAAAAAATGCCTTGATAATACCTGGATTAGATACAGCAGTAGCGTTATTAGCAGGATTTGCTGTTCTTCCTGCAGTATTTGCTTTTGGATTTGAGCCTACTCAGGGACCTGGTCTTATGTTTGTAACTTTACCGGCTGTATTTGAAGCCATGCCTCTTGGAGCAGTATTTGGTGTGATTTTCTTTGTTTTAGTATTATTTGCAGCTATTACTTCAGCAATTTCATTATTGGAAGTATCAACAGCATATTGTATTGACCAGCTTAAATGGTCAAGAAATAAATCTGTTACTATAAATTCAGTTGTTATGTTTGTAATTGGAATCTTTGCTTCTTTATCTATGGGAGCCCTTGCAGATTTTAAAGTCCCTATATTGAATTTAAATATATTTGATTCCTTAGACTTCTTTACATCTAACATATTGATGCCTATAGGCGGCTTTCTAATGGCCATATTCTTAGGATATGTTTGGGGTGTGGATGAAGCCATAAAAGAAGTAAAGAAAAGTCCAAATGTAAAATTTAAACTTGAAAAGCTTTGGGTAGTACTAATAAAGTATTTAGCACCTGTTGCAATATTCATAGTATTACTAAGTTCATTAGGATTATTAGATAGATGGCTAGGTAATTAA
- a CDS encoding MATE family efflux transporter, giving the protein MERIWQDKKFLKDMLVIAIPIALQNLITSSLNMVDTLMISELGKSSIAAVGLANQLFFFYSLIIFGINSGSSIFISQYWGKKDTENIKRVLGLAVSFSAIAGLLFTIIALFFPETVMRFFIKEPMVVKLGSDYLRVVSLSYIITGISFAYSIASRSIGKANMPMVVAGFSFITNTVFNYLLIFGKFGFPELGVKGAAYGTLIARIVEIVFILYFIYKDIEPLAAKLSELFSWTKDFIKRYLRTISPVIINEALWALGQVMYSAAYARIGEDATAAVQVSSTIQNVFFVLVRGLANACTVMVGNKIGAGDEEESYDYAIQFLIMSTLAGLILGGVLALTPDLTLKLFRNLDSDVYNLSRKLIIIGGMFYFIRTFNSTLIVGVLRGGGDTNFSMYLEMGAVWLIGVPLAFMGVLLFKMPVYIVFILVSFEEIVKAVIGFPRVKSKKWIRNITEN; this is encoded by the coding sequence ATGGAAAGAATTTGGCAGGATAAGAAATTTTTAAAGGATATGTTAGTAATTGCGATTCCAATTGCATTACAAAACTTAATAACTTCTTCATTAAATATGGTAGATACCTTAATGATATCTGAACTTGGTAAATCAAGTATAGCTGCAGTAGGTTTAGCAAATCAGCTATTCTTTTTTTATTCTTTGATCATCTTTGGAATTAATAGTGGATCTTCTATTTTTATTTCTCAATATTGGGGGAAAAAAGACACAGAAAATATTAAGAGGGTGTTGGGGTTAGCAGTTAGTTTTAGTGCTATTGCAGGATTATTATTTACAATAATAGCATTATTCTTCCCTGAAACAGTAATGAGATTTTTCATAAAAGAACCTATGGTAGTTAAACTAGGCAGTGATTATCTTAGAGTAGTGTCGCTATCTTATATAATAACTGGAATATCATTTGCTTACAGTATAGCATCTAGAAGTATAGGAAAAGCCAATATGCCTATGGTGGTAGCAGGTTTTTCATTTATAACTAATACTGTTTTTAATTATTTACTTATCTTCGGTAAATTTGGTTTTCCAGAACTAGGTGTAAAGGGTGCGGCCTATGGAACATTAATTGCTAGGATAGTTGAAATTGTTTTTATACTTTATTTTATATATAAGGATATAGAGCCTCTAGCTGCTAAATTAAGTGAGCTGTTTAGCTGGACAAAGGATTTCATTAAGAGGTATTTAAGAACTATATCTCCTGTAATAATAAATGAAGCATTATGGGCCTTGGGACAAGTCATGTATTCTGCAGCCTATGCAAGAATTGGAGAAGACGCCACAGCAGCAGTTCAAGTTTCAAGTACTATTCAAAATGTTTTTTTTGTATTAGTACGGGGACTAGCCAATGCTTGTACTGTTATGGTAGGTAACAAAATTGGTGCGGGAGATGAGGAGGAATCCTATGATTACGCGATTCAGTTTTTAATCATGTCTACATTGGCTGGATTAATACTAGGTGGAGTTTTAGCCTTAACTCCAGATTTAACATTAAAACTATTTAGAAACTTAGACTCAGATGTATATAATTTATCTAGAAAATTAATAATTATTGGAGGAATGTTTTATTTCATAAGAACTTTTAATTCAACCTTAATTGTTGGAGTCCTTAGGGGTGGGGGAGATACTAACTTTTCCATGTATCTTGAAATGGGAGCAGTATGGTTAATAGGTGTGCCTTTAGCTTTTATGGGAGTATTACTATTTAAAATGCCAGTTTATATAGTATTTATATTAGTATCCTTTGAAGAAATAGTTAAGGCAGTAATAGGTTTCCCAAGAGTAAAGTCTAAAAAATGGATTAGAAATATTACAGAAAACTAA